The stretch of DNA CTGTTTTCTGCGGCTGAGAACAGGCTAATCCAGCAAACAGAACAGACCGTTCTCAACAGGAAGCTAGGAGTGCGTGCCCCAGTCCAGGCAGACACAGAACGCGGTGGCCGTGCTATGCGCCTCTCTCAAACACTGCCCACAGTGATTGTCTGCAGAGAAAAGCCAAGATGATGGTATGCGAGCTACGGAGACTAGTAAGAGGGTCGGCAAGGTAGCTGGAAAACAAATCATtacacaaaaagcaaaaacattctcAGTAGGCCGGGGAGTGGGACCTGGGGGAGCTCCAGGGAACACCGTGGACCTCGCTGGACACAGACACAAGGTACAGCCTTCAGTCAGCCTCACTGGTGCAGCTGGACTCGGGGCCTCTGAGGGGCTGGGTGTCAAAAGGAAGGAGTCAGAGCATCCCGATAGAGCAGATCTTTGCAAGTGGGTAGAAGAGCTGACTGGCATGTGCTCTTAGTTGGGCTGAAAAGGTGGCATAATTGCCCGCAAACTTACACTAAATGATAGCTAGGTTCAGTGATCAAAGTCAGTGagtcctgggtggggggaggtagaagagggtatgggggataagtagtgatgatggaaggagacttggggtggtgaacacacaatttCATATATGgaggatgtattatagaattgtacatctgaaacctatgtaactttattaaccaatgtcaccctaagaaactcaataaaaaaagaaaaacaggtaaagttaaaaaaaaagtcagtgcaCCCTCATTGAAAATAGGACTCTGCTAAAGCTTATGGTGCTCATGGAGCCAGCAGCCGGGGCCTGGACAGGGCCGGGCTTGGCCAGGGTCAATGTGTCTGCGTACGATTCAAGAATCCAGCGACTACAAGCACTGGAGGTTGGCGTGCGGCGAAGCAAACAAGATTCTCTGCTGAAGGGAAGCATGAGGCTGGAATCGGGGGCAGATAGGAACCAACAAAGCAGGCAGCCAAGCACGCAGGGAGACCTTGGGACCAGGATGCGTGTTTTTGGTCCTCTGATGTCAGCCCACTGCAGGGGTGACCAGCCGGGGGAGTGTCCACACAGGTCCCCAAGGCAGCTTCTGTGCACATGGGCTCCAGTGGAGCCACCTCTGAGGAGCTCGGGCACAAGCACCGGACCCTGGCCGCGCCTGTCATTGCTGATGGAAGGTGAGTGAGGCCAGTGGCTCTGGGACTGGTGACATAGTCGCTGAGTGGATGACCAGATGAGAGTGGTGGCAAATGACACAGGCTCCCCAGGCGTTGCCAACACGGTGGCGGAGGCGCTGGCTCGGGGGCGCTGAGCTCCTTGACATCCTCAAACtccaaaagagaaaacactgCCTTACACACATTCCActctcctcttcctgctcttGTCTAAAGAGTCTCGGCTTAGTGCTGTGCCTTAAAATCTGCAGCATAGGCAGTAGCTCACAGAGGGGCCCAGGAATGCAGAGTCTGCACAGCTACGTCCCCCACTGAAGGGCGATGCgctttcaccttcttccatttGATCGGGTGTTTTCAAACAACAGGAACTCTCTTTACACAGAGATGCTAGTACCTACTACGTGGACAACTAGACTGTGCTCATAAATAAATGTGTCTTTGCAACTAGACATCACATGCAGCATTTAAGAGACATAAATATTGTGCTTCTACCACATTGTTTACCGATTTGTAAACAGCCATGGCTCTCGTGACCCAGCAGTGGCTTCAGGGGTCCCGGACAAGAGTCAAATGTGGTCACACCAAACATGACCAAGGTGGCCCCGTGACACGAGCAGCAGAAACGACGGGTGTGTAGAAATAACCTTCATGGTAAAGATGTGCAacttcccccttttcacccataAACCTATGCAAAATTAGTTTCTGGAACTTGAAGGACTAACCCTAAATTTCATATGGAATAAATGAGGGCCAAGAGGAGCCGAGACGATGTGGAAGAAGAGAGATGTGTAAGTTCTGTCACCCTTCTGGGAGGGGGACAGTAGGGGGCCAGAGATGCCCCCAGATCATGCCGGGGCCTGGGAGAAGGGACTGGCAGCCCACCTTGGCCCCCATCCTCCAGGCTTAAGCAAGACATGGAAAGtacaagaaataaaggaagaggcGGGTAACCCTGACCACATTACAATTCAAGACCAAAGGCACCTTCACCAAACGGAAAGACCAGCTCAAGCCTGGGCATGGATGAACCCGCCATAACCAACATCATTCCTGCCCAATCACACACCCAGGTCAACTGTGCACAGACAGCCCAGAGGAGGTGGCCAGGAGCACAGAGGGCTCTTTCCCAAGGGAAAGACCCCCACCAGTCTGGGGAGGGACCCTGGAGGCCGCTGCAGTGGCAGAGGGGGAGAGTACACACCTGACCAGGCCCagaccctcccctgccctggctgggaccACAGGCTCCTGCGGTTAGATGCCCTGGACACTGCTGGCCACTTGGACTGAGCACAGTGCTTCCTCCATCCCCGAGTGCACTTGGATTCCACTTTGCTCATCTGGCTGGATCGCAGGGACCCCCCAGCAGTCCCCCAAGGGCCAGCATGCCTCACATTCCTGCCAGGTGCCCCGGCAGGCCCTCTGGTTGTGAGTGGGAGGCAGGCACCACATACCTGGATGATCTTCTCAGGAATGTTTGAGACAGTGAAGCCGTAGAGGCGCACCCGCTCAGGGAAGATGCTGGAGAGGATCCTACGGTCCAGCTGGAAGGCGATCTCCCCTACCAACCTCTCCCaggccagctgctttggctctGGGGACAGCAAGAGGTGGAGGGAGTAGGCAGAAGCTGTGGTcagcagcccaggcaggtgccctgggggTCTCTGAGGGCAGCAGGGTGGCCCCCAACCACAGTGAACCCCATTATAGCACTGACCTCGGGGGCTGTCAGGGAACTTGCTGGTCTTGCGGTGGGCCAGCTTTCGATCCAAGTCCAGGACACTTTTCCGAGATGTTTCGGGGACACATGGGCCCCGGGTGTTGACAGAAGCCGGGGAGGATGAGGttcggggtggggagtgggggtttcgtggaggggagtggggggtgggggagggccggGTCACGGAGTGGGTGGTCCTTTGGGGACTGTAGTTGGTGGCAGCTTGGGGGACAGGAGCAGGGGCAGAAGGGAGGACTGAGATGGCCGGGGAAGCAgctggggcagtggggacagaaaCAGGAGCCGCTTGTCCCTGGGAAGCGCCCGGCTGGGTTTGGGCACCTGAGGTGCCGTAGGAGAAGGCTGTCATGGAGCCGGGCTTGCCCACGGTGCTGACAGGGGTGGAGGTCTGGACGGGCTCACCCACGAACGTAACACTGATGGGCTCGGGGTCCTGGGTCAGCAGGGGATGCTCGGTGGAGAGTGGGACTGATGACAAgatgaggcagagaggaagggaggaagataaGGGCAAGGCAGGACCAGGGGCTGGCCTGGCAGGGGGCCCCTCCCTCTGCACCAGTTACCTTTGGAGGTGGCAGCAGGCCCCGCACCAGAGGAGGGATGGGGTCCGGAGGGGTATCCACGGAGTGGCTCTGGCAGCCGCACCCTTGGGGCCTCCGACAGCACCGTGTTACCCATGGGGTTTGCCAGAAGGTTCTGAGAAACACCTGGAGGGGCAGCCGTGGAGGCGAGCAGGGGGCTGCTCAGAGACAGGGCCGGGGGGCCCACCAAGGGGCTGCTTGGAGTCAGGGGGCCGGTAGAAGGAAAGCCCATGGAGCTGGCCAACGTGCCCACTGGGGACATGGGCATGGAGCCAGTCAGCTGGCTGCTTGGAGTCAGGGGGCCGGTAGAAGGAAGGCCCATGGAGCTGGCCAATGTGCCCACTGGGGACATGGGCATGGAGCCAGTCAGCTGGCTGCTTGGAGTCAGGGGTCCAGTGGAGGGCAGGCCCAGAGAGCTGACTAGTGTGCCCACCGTGGGCATTGCCATGGGGCTGGCTAGGTGGCTGTTCACAGGGCCAGTCAGGAGGCTGGCAAGTGTGCTGTTCTGTGTTAtgggccctggggagggcagCAGCGTGTTGAAAGTTCCCATCATGGGGCTCACGATGGGGCCTGTCgaggggctgggctgtgggccgTTTAGCATGTCCGCCAGGGGTGCCAGAGCCATAACCCCCACTTCTTCCAGGACAGGTTCATTTGCTGCAGCCGGATGCGGGGGCAGGAAGACACCtgggggacacagagaaagcactGAGACCCCAAAGGGCCCCGGGGGAAGAGGGCTCTGTTCCCACTGTGGCAGGGCCTGGACCAAGGTGCCCATCTGCATCTGAGGAGCTGAccaacctctccaagcctcacttCTCAGGTGAGATCCcagaccaggggcctggcccctcTGGGGGAGCCTTGCTCCTCCCAGGCTCACTTCTCTAAAC from Desmodus rotundus isolate HL8 chromosome 8, HLdesRot8A.1, whole genome shotgun sequence encodes:
- the SPATC1 gene encoding speriolin; protein product: MSLLTSYEGLRHQIERLVRENEELKKLVRLIRENHELKSAIKTQAGALGISGFTSGHSETASGPSQRQGVFLPPHPAAANEPVLEEVGVMALAPLADMLNGPQPSPSTGPIVSPMMGTFNTLLPSPGPITQNSTLASLLTGPVNSHLASPMAMPTVGTLVSSLGLPSTGPLTPSSQLTGSMPISMGFPSTGPLTPSSPLVGPPALSLSSPLLASTAAPPGVSQNLLANPMGNTVLSEAPRVRLPEPLRGYPSGPHPSSGAGPAATSKVPLSTEHPLLTQDPEPISVTFVGEPVQTSTPVSTVGKPGSMTAFSYGTSGAQTQPGASQGQAAPVSVPTAPAASPAISVLPSAPAPVPQAATNYSPQRTTHSVTRPSPTPHSPPRNPHSPPRTSSSPASVNTRGPCVPETSRKSVLDLDRKLAHRKTSKFPDSPREPKQLAWERLVGEIAFQLDRRILSSIFPERVRLYGFTVSNIPEKIIQASLNPSNHKLDEELCQTLTQRYVSIMNRLQSLGYNGRVHPALTEQLVNDYGILRERPELAVSEGGSFTVDFLQRVLVETVHPSTLSDALLLLSCLNQLAHDDGKPMFIW